The DNA sequence GAACGCTGCACTTCACTCAATGCCGATGAAAGCCGCTCTGCCCCCGGCGCGGCAACAGTCTTGCCGCCAGCCAGCGTTGCCAGATCCTGCGCCAGCCCGGCAGATTCACGAATCACGGCCAGCACGTTGCGCATGTCGTGAACGGCGGAAGCCAGCAGGCGGGCCATGCACTGACTCTCATTCATGACTTGCCTCCGTTGGCTGAGCATTCCTTGCCTTCACGCACGGCAGCTTGCAGCGTTTCCAGAAAAACATTGAAACTCAGCGGCTTGGTGAGGCAGGCAAAGGCCTGCGCCACAGGATTTGTGCCGTTGTCGTCCACGGCCTCGTGCCCTGTGAGCAGGATAACCGGCAAATCAGGGTACAGAACCTTGAGGCGGCGCAGCACTTCATCACCCGACAAGCCGGGCATGAAGAGATCAAGCACCACAACATCGGGTTTTTCCGGCGTGGCGGCCTGGAGGGCGCTGATGCCGTCATAAACCACATAGGGCGCAAAGCCGCGAAGCGAAAGACGCTCTGCCAGGGTATCGACAAATTCCTTTTCATCGTCAGCCAGAAGGATGCGTAATGACATTCTACACCTCCACCGCGACATCTGGCGGAGTAAGCGGCAGGGTGATGCTTATGGTGCTGCCCCGCCCTTCTTCGCTTTGCACGTGAATTTCGCCGCCAAGCTTGCGCACGATGCCGTAGGTGATGAACATGCCGAGCCCGGTTCCCTTGTCTTTTTTGGTGGAGTAAAACGGCTCAAAAATATGCCGGAGCACTTCGGGCGACATACCCTTGCCGTTGTCCTGCACACTCACCAGCATCTGCCCGTTCTGGCTTTGACAGCGTATTTTAACAAAACGCTCTTCGCCCTGCGGAGTCTGCGTGCTCCCCTCGCCGCCGGCCAGCGCGTCCAGCGCATTGCCCACGATATTGAGGAACA is a window from the Desulfovibrio desulfuricans genome containing:
- a CDS encoding response regulator; protein product: MSLRILLADDEKEFVDTLAERLSLRGFAPYVVYDGISALQAATPEKPDVVVLDLFMPGLSGDEVLRRLKVLYPDLPVILLTGHEAVDDNGTNPVAQAFACLTKPLSFNVFLETLQAAVREGKECSANGGKS